aacagaatttttttattttgtttctgcaAATGAAGTTATAAATCATGGATGAATTAGCTCATATGTCAAAGTGTTGATGAGTGAATTGACGATGATGGGAAGAGAGAAATCAATTgtaaattgtatatattacCAAATCTTCAATGAAATGTGATTAGTctttataacaaaaagaaatgagCGTTACCAGTCGgtttaaatattgattttagtttattaattttaggGTCGAGAGTTCTTAGTCTGATTACAGACATGCATGTGCTTTTGATGTCTAGAGTTCCACTTCACTTTCCTACGTAAAGTGGGTTAAAAACGGCTTCGGCTATAGAATTACTAAAAATGAAGATtagtttataatataaaacgATATGTTCTTGTTAAGGGATTATATTTCCATTCATATGTAATTTGCTTTTGGTTACTAAaaacattttcctttttcagcGAGAAAGGCATAGTTACATATACGATAAACTGGAAGAGGCAAGTTGCGCAAGGTTTGGTAACGAAGAGGAGTTATGGAACCAAAGAGACTTTGTCGGtgtaaattaacaaaaacaccCTTCACTTCTGTAGCTTTCCAAAGACAATGATGTGTGTctcccaaaccaaaaacagagacaaaataGTAAATTGTGATGCGAAGCCTATGGACGTGTTTTACAGACGAACAACCAATCTCTTGAGACTTCCTTCCTCTTTTGTGGTCTCTCTTATTATCCATATATGAATATCtcttatatatttcatatttttttcaaaaataattctaaTAGCGACGGTTCACTTCACAGGATCTTACGGATGTTGCCTATTCATAATCTTTATGATTGATAGAACAATTCAGATATTTGTATGATcgtatatataaagaaagtGAGGGTATAATAATACACTTTTGTCTTTCTGTTATTCTCTCTATAcatgtttctttatttctgattttttttttttattataattttttttatgacatTTTGGACACTAGCTAGTACTCATTCCATATGCATGGCAGGTCGTAGCCGAGGTTTAAGTTTTATCTTTGTAATGCAGGTATTACGTAATTTACCCGAGATTAGTATGGTGTAGATGGCTTATGATAAAATccttacaaaaatatttcgaatataatattaatacatGATAGATATGTTTATACATAGGTTCATGCAGGAATTAAACTtcttaacaaaagaaaaaaattccgAGAGCTAAAATGCAAACTTGTTAATAACTACTTCAAGAgccaaaaaattaatagaaagaaagacgAAAAAGATGCATGCATCTCATGGCATTCATAAGGACAGCTTGAAATGGACCATTCGTTGAAGGATGGTCAATGTGGGATTTCATGTTTACTTTCTCGTTGTTTATTGAAAAAGGCTCATTTTCATGATTAAATCTTACAGACTTTTGTGGTAGTTTCAAttcataaaagtttttagtgttgtcaaaatatattaataactaTCATATATAGATCGAATTTTATGATcctaaaatccaacaaaatacaaatcagGGGTCACATATACTATGGATTAttcctcttgttttttttaggtaCAAGCTACTGGTTTCTACACAACCatttgttttgtcttcttataTATTCTATTGTATTTGCCTATTTGGTGatctaaaagactaaaactaTATCTTCTTTGTCTGCTTTAAGACCAAgtatctatttgtttttttcctccaCTGATAAGTATGTGCAATGGGCATGAAAGCAAAATGTCAGAGAGTGTCTAACAACTATTATAATCGTTTATCATCTTAAACTATAGGGATATGTTTTGTCATAtttattatagttttaatatttcccaatgattattatatacaaaaatagttACAATCTCTAGTTGCCCATGACGCTTAAACGTAgcctctcaagtctcaaccacttaatcttaatttttctGAACTAGTCAATGCTTCTGTTGCTATCTTAACATACATGAAACAGCATATTATGTTGAggatgatcatatatatattcatatttttattagatgCTGAAGAGGACAGAATTGGGGGTTTACAATAACAAGTGAAAATATTGGGGCCCcaaaatattccaaaaatagatttgGCGATCACATCATTCGGTGacagagaacaaaaacaggGCTAAATTCAAGTATGCAAATTACACTGTGGGGACTACCCAccaatattttgttattagtgGAATTACTATGGATCGGATTGGAGCTAACTGTTGAGTGTTGATACAAGTTGTTATCTTAGCTTTTTAAATCCCTTTCTCATTTTATAATCTTCGTTCACACTTTCAGGAACCTTACTCTTACCCTAATCTATTAATTAAGTTTCATAAACTTATGCATACTATTCATACATAGTAGAGTTGCTATAAATATTCCCCATATTTTGAAGAAGAGTACAATTAAAGGTTATAAATTTAGGATGAAACATTACTGTCAAGTTAacaaacattattaaaaaaatcgtAAGATTATTACGATCCGTATATTGACAAATGCTtacatagaaaaacaaatttttttttacaaaattaagtCCCAAATGAAACCATTGATCATTTGATTTGGGTTCATAGAGGGTggagaaaataatttcttatttaaaaagctaaaaaatTAGATGCTAAGgaaaatatactatttttaaGACCAACGTTTCGAATCTTTCGGTGACTTTAGAAAATTAGAAGCACTTCCCGTCTTCTTCATGCCTTGAGAACcttgagaaacaagaaatttatatacatCATTATGAGAACTAATAGTAACAAATAGCAAGTATAACAATCTATTCGACTTATAACCTAAAccttataaattttgatttcttactCGGTGACAACAAGGCTGACGTAGCCTTTGCAATGTTTGTCGTCCTCATAGTGACTTGCTTGAGTTTATCAAGTGGTCGTGATGTTGTCGTATTACTCCTTGGAGTCACCGGTTTAGGTCTGCGATTTTCAGTCaccaatatatatgtttcagacaaaaacaaaccgTAAACTAGATCATATTGAAGCAAGAGAATGGAAAAAACGCTACTTGTCTGAAATCTTTAAAGGTTTTCTCCCTTCTGCTGCACAAGGAGCATCAGTGGATCCTTCTGTTTCATCATCATACTCCGCATCAGTGGAAGAAGCTAAGGCCTCCCCGTCCGTGACAGAGTGTCGTGACTGTCTGGTATAATCGTGTTGGAATCTTGAGTCATCTTCTATAGACAACTGCGAATCTCCCGCTTCTGAGTTAAAGTCATCGGATTGTCCTAAGCTCTTTTTCTGCAGTCTCTGTGGGTAATTTATGTCCTTAAGCAAATGAAGCCGCTCTATCTCATCGTCTTTTCTCGCTATTGTGTCCTTAAGGGACCCTAACTGCAACGGTTCTTTAAGGTTTAGTGCAATATCGACCTAATGGTAGATCTTCTTCATGAGATATTGTGAGAgtgtgttttagtttttttaccTGCTCCATTAATTCTCTAACGTCTCTACCATCTTTGCTGCTCTTAGCAGCTCCTAACTCAACTCCAGAGACACGCTCTGCGAATTTCAAAGTACTCATTGACTCTGAATATGAAGTAATATCAGGATTCAGTTGAACAAACATTAGTGTCTTTGCTCGACCACCTGTGATGTTAAATCACACAGAGATAAGTTAGAAAATTTCGATCACGAttgaaaaaacagagcagaaGATTTGGAGTTAACCTAGAGAGCTTTGGAGAAGCTGAGTTAGTTTGCTGTTCCTGTATGGTACATGAGAACTTTTTGAAGCAAGAGAGAATATCACATCTCCTAGAGCTGAGAGTGACTTGTTTATATGTTGTGCTTCTTTAAGTCTGTCTCCTGTAACTTCCGAGCGATCAACTCTCTCACTACCTGCTAGATCTACCAAATGTAGATTTCCATACAGCGCAGAACCAGTCTTCAAGTCCTTGCCACGAACATGAACAGTGACAATGCTGCATTAGGAATCATCTATCCAagttatttttgtcttttctcaaATACCCTAGGAGACCTAACTATCTAGAgaatgataaaagaaaaacacatgtTTGTTTCAGAGATCAATATGAGCACCTGTGAGAGCGGCTACTTCTTTCGTTCAAGGCAGTGGAGCTAACAACTCGGTTTTGTAGCCCAATGCTCATTAATTCAAGAACATCCGAGGTGGATGTCACAGGATACATGCTTGCATCAGGTACAGCAAGACCGTTCTGTTGAGTTGTAGAGAGAATCCCTAGTGTGTGAAAGTCAAGGAAAACAACATAATGGAAACACAAACAGAAAGTTGGAGAACAGAGCCAAAATTCATATGGAGGAACTAAATTTGAAagggcaaaagaaaaaaaagtaagtagAGCACAAAAAAGGATATTTCTTTTGAGAACTGTCACCAGAGAGTAAATCGCGCACTTGTTCATTGTATATCTCCACCATCTGCACCCCAACTTCATACGCTATGTTGCTTTTACGGGATTGAGAGATTCTGAAGAGGTCATTGAGAGCACGATAGTTTACTCCCCACTCTTCTTCGCTTGCTCCATCTGGACCAGTCTGGacaaaaacaatgataatGGTATGAATGTAGTGGCATCATTTGTCTGGCCACTTAATCGTGATATACTAGTGAATGAGTACCATTGTGTAAGTTTTCCCTGATCCTGTCTGACCATATGCAAAGATACATACATTGTACCCGTCAAGAACTGATCGAATAAGAGGTTTTATATCTGAAAATACCTCAGCTGCAAGAATTAAAAGATACAATGACATaagtatattaatttttttgattagtCCCAAGAACACACCAATCCAACAAAAAgtatattgaagaaaaattcCTCAggcaaacaaaagaacacCTTGAGTAGAGGCAGGACTGTAGACCTTATTGAACCTAAATTTTCGATGAGCATCCTTGCCAGGTTTTGTTGGATTGAGAACTACCAACTCCCCATGATCACCAATGTGTTCTACCACAGTTTTTGATGCACCTTGCCCACGCAAGAAAGGCCTCACTCGACAATACACTCTAATGTTTCCTGCAAGCCATAACTAGAGAACTTATAGGTTGCATAGAAGTTGAAACATCAATATGTTATGCATGATACACATTACTTACCTTTAAGCTCCTGAAGTTCATTGAAGAGCTTTTGGTTTTCAGTTAGGACTTCGTGATAGTTTGCGGCAGCATCTCCAAGTTCAAGCAATTTCCTCCCTGAGGATCAGTATTTGTTGATAAACACCACCAAAATTTACAAAGTCACAAATATAACATACTTTGAGCTATTTATAAGAAGCATATGTCTGAACTGACTTACCTAATTGACTAAACTCTACTGTATACTTATCTTGAACTTTTAGTATTTCTTGTTTGATAGACTTAGAATAGAACCTCAACTCCTGGAAAATTGGCAGGTTTAGGTGACTATAGAAAAACACGATGACTGATTCTACTCAATGGCATATGTAAACATACTTGTAGCGCCTGGCACTGGAAACTGATAAAGCTTCTATAGGAAAGTTCTTTCTGACTCCAACTTCGATTCTTTAACTCTgatttttcttccatttctttggCTTTACTCTTCCAGTGGACGAGATTTTGTTCAAGCTCTCGGTTTTTCGCTTTAAGGCTTGTATTAACAGTCATTGTCTCTTTTTTAGATTGTTCAAGCTCTCGGTTTTTAGCTTCAAGGCTTGTATTAACAGTCATTGTCTCTTTTATAGCTTGTTCAAGCTCTCGGTTTTGAGCTTCAAGGCTTGTAGTGACGGTCATTGTCTCCTGTTTAAATTGTTCAAGCTCTCGATTTTTACCTTCAATGCTTGTAGTGACAGTTATCGtctcatctttatatttttgaagcTCCTTCACCTTTTCCTCAAGATTCATTTTAACAGCATCTGCTTCTTTTCCCATCTTTTCAAGCTCCCTAACCCTTTCCTCAAGGGCTTTTCTTGCAACGCTTGCATCCTTTCTCATTTGTTCAAGCTCCTTAACCCTGTCCTCGATACCAGCTGTAGcgccttttgttttgctttccaTTTGTAAGCATTGTTGTTCATATGCTTTCTTGGTTGTCTCCAGTTCTCGCCTTAGAGTAGAAATTTCAAGATTATAATgaccattttctttctctatccCAACCATATCCTCctctttgtctttcttcttttcttccagCTTGGACTTTTCTGTCTATCATAGCCATCTCAAGCAAATAAACATCTTACTATAATCAAGTTTATCCCCGCAAAACTTTCAGTAATTACATGATTAAAGTGGAAAGATGCAAAAAGCGTTACCTTTATCCGTCGAAGTTGTCTTGTAGCAATCTGGTGAGATATAGCACATTAGTGAattacaagaaacaaaaaaatctcagGGCCTAAGTTCTTTACGATACCTCATTTTCTTCACTAGTTCCTGAAGCTAAGGTTTCAAGAACTTTGATCCTTGACTGGTACTTCTCCTCACGAGCTTTAAACACACTGTTTTGCTGCAAAAAAGAGAACTCagaatataaaacatttgaaCACAATTTACTATTTCTccgaagaaacaagaaatacCGTTCTTAGATGTTCAGATTGAGTTGAAATTCGTCGCTCGATTTCCTGCACGACTTTTCTCAGCAGACATGCTACACGCTGATCATTACAGATTAGATCAAAAGATGTCCCAAGCAGCATTTGAAAAATGTGTGCATGCATATTTGCTTTTACAAGCACGTAGCATCCATAAAAATCATGGTCAGGATTGTTAGAGACTCAAGTACCTGAGGGAGTTCACCATTCTTTCTCTCAATAGTTTCATCAAGAATTCCATTAACGATACTTAGAAGTGACTGTGTGGGAGCATTCTGCATTCAACAGAAGCATATATAGGGTATTATTATAaacaactttgaaaaataaactagtatgacaaagaagagaacCAGAGCCTAGGAAAAGCATATAaaaattcattgataaggTACACTTAAGCTTAAGCAGCAATACATCTAAATTGTTTGATTTCATCAGTTCTGAAATCTTTGCGGCTTGGAGATCAAATCGCCCCTGTTTCATTTGGAAAGCCTCGTGGGACTTGTGTCCTCCATGGAGCATTGATCCAGGGGATGATGGATCTGTGGTAGAAATAACTCATTACGTCATATTATAAAGAGACCTTTTCTAATAACATAATGCagacaaatacataaaaatgtACCTAGAGCTGAAGAATTGGGCAGGGGACGTTGAAATCTGGAATCCGCCAGACCTTTATTATGCCTTTCACGTGGAGATGATGGAGAGAAGGGACTACGGGGAGTTGAACCTCCATGAGAGCTGCCTGATTGATCAGTGAGAGAATTCATCATCAATTCACCAAAGGCAAACTTATGGAAACACTTGATAAAGCCACAAGTCCTTCATTCTCTATCAACAAGGCCTGAAAACACGATTGttatataaatcatcaaaccaaatcaCATACAAAGAAGCTACAAAACATAAAGCCTAGAGGAAACTAATTGAAACCAGGGAATGCAACAACATGATCAAGTAAAACCATGCTAATGAAATGCAAGGATCATTCGGATCTACCTAGTAGCATTCTCAAAATGcgaattaagaagaaaatagcaGAAGAGACGAACCTACCTGGAGAGGAACAGAAGATTGCTCTTTTGGTGCAACAAGAGAAGAACGGCATTGGGTTCAACtaagtcaaaaaaaaaaaacacagtacAATTCACCATTCAGAATATCCGATCATGAAAAAT
This sequence is a window from Arabidopsis thaliana chromosome 1 sequence. Protein-coding genes within it:
- a CDS encoding P-loop containing nucleoside triphosphate hydrolases superfamily protein, whose translation is MMNSLTDQSGSSHGGSTPRSPFSPSSPRERHNKGLADSRFQRPLPNSSALDPSSPGSMLHGGHKSHEAFQMKQGRFDLQAAKISELMKSNNLDNAPTQSLLSIVNGILDETIERKNGELPQRVACLLRKVVQEIERRISTQSEHLRTQNSVFKAREEKYQSRIKVLETLASGTSEENEIATRQLRRIKTEKSKLEEKKKDKEEDMVGIEKENGHYNLEISTLRRELETTKKAYEQQCLQMESKTKGATAGIEDRVKELEQMRKDASVARKALEERVRELEKMGKEADAVKMNLEEKVKELQKYKDETITVTTSIEGKNRELEQFKQETMTVTTSLEAQNRELEQAIKETMTVNTSLEAKNRELEQSKKETMTVNTSLKAKNRELEQNLVHWKSKAKEMEEKSELKNRSWSQKELSYRSFISFQCQALQELRFYSKSIKQEILKVQDKYTVEFSQLGRKLLELGDAAANYHEVLTENQKLFNELQELKGNIRVYCRVRPFLRGQGASKTVVEHIGDHGELVVLNPTKPGKDAHRKFRFNKVYSPASTQAEVFSDIKPLIRSVLDGYNVCIFAYGQTGSGKTYTMTGPDGASEEEWGVNYRALNDLFRISQSRKSNIAYEVGVQMVEIYNEQVRDLLSGDSSQKKLGILSTTQQNGLAVPDASMYPVTSTSDVLELMSIGLQNRVVSSTALNERSSRSHSIVTVHVRGKDLKTGSALYGNLHLVDLAGSERVDRSEVTGDRLKEAQHINKSLSALGDVIFSLASKSSHVPYRNSKLTQLLQSSLGGRAKTLMFVQLNPDITSYSESMSTLKFAERVSGVELGAAKSSKDGRDVRELMEQLGSLKDTIARKDDEIERLHLLKDINYPQRLQKKSLGQSDDFNSEAGDSQLSIEDDSRFQHDYTRQSRHSVTDGEALASSTDAEYDDETEGSTDAPCAAEGRKPLKISDKPKPVTPRSNTTTSRPLDKLKQVTMRTTNIAKATSALLSPSSQGMKKTGSASNFLKSPKDSKRWS
- a CDS encoding P-loop containing nucleoside triphosphate hydrolases superfamily protein yields the protein MLESEFQREHAFESATEQELTCPISDNLHESVEADDDSVQMLDNLTLNTNPAESCESEEIQTKALPSSSSGQDLVASDEDSEDVELGDTFYSCSELLQRNCCVLPYKAQKKTKENPFDFDVRTWSSPCDFPRFGEMILLSPVLNPMPFFSCCTKRAIFCSSPGSSHGGSTPRSPFSPSSPRERHNKGLADSRFQRPLPNSSALDPSSPGSMLHGGHKSHEAFQMKQGRFDLQAAKISELMKSNNLDNAPTQSLLSIVNGILDETIERKNGELPQRVACLLRKVVQEIERRISTQSEHLRTQNSVFKAREEKYQSRIKVLETLASGTSEENETEKSKLEEKKKDKEEDMVGIEKENGHYNLEISTLRRELETTKKAYEQQCLQMESKTKGATAGIEDRVKELEQMRKDASVARKALEERVRELEKMGKEADAVKMNLEEKVKELQKYKDETITVTTSIEGKNRELEQFKQETMTVTTSLEAQNRELEQAIKETMTVNTSLEAKNRELEQSKKETMTVNTSLKAKNRELEQNLVHWKSKAKEMEEKSELKNRSWSQKELSYRSFISFQCQALQELRFYSKSIKQEILKVQDKYTVEFSQLGRKLLELGDAAANYHEVLTENQKLFNELQELKGNIRVYCRVRPFLRGQGASKTVVEHIGDHGELVVLNPTKPGKDAHRKFRFNKVYSPASTQAEVFSDIKPLIRSVLDGYNVCIFAYGQTGSGKTYTMTGPDGASEEEWGVNYRALNDLFRISQSRKSNIAYEVGVQMVEIYNEQVRDLLSGDSSQKKLGILSTTQQNGLAVPDASMYPVTSTSDVLELMSIGLQNRVVSSTALNERSSRSHSIVTVHVRGKDLKTGSALYGNLHLVDLAGSERVDRSEVTGDRLKEAQHINKSLSALGDVIFSLASKSSHVPYRNSKLTQLLQSSLGGRAKTLMFVQLNPDITSYSESMSTLKFAERVSGVELGAAKSSKDGRDVRELMEQLGSLKDTIARKDDEIERLHLLKDINYPQRLQKKSLGQSDDFNSEAGDSQLSIEDDSRFQHDYTRQSRHSVTDGEALASSTDAEYDDETEGSTDAPCAAEGRKPLKISDKPKPVTPRSNTTTSRPLDKLKQVTMRTTNIAKATSALLSPSSQGMKKTGSASNFLKSPKDSKRWS
- a CDS encoding P-loop containing nucleoside triphosphate hydrolases superfamily protein, giving the protein MMNSLTDQSGSSHGGSTPRSPFSPSSPRERHNKGLADSRFQRPLPNSSALDPSSPGSMLHGGHKSHEAFQMKQGRFDLQAAKISELMKSNNLDNAPTQSLLSIVNGILDETIERKNGELPQRVACLLRKVVQEIERRISTQSEHLRTQNSVFKAREEKYQSRIKVLETLASGTSEENETEKSKLEEKKKDKEEDMVGIEKENGHYNLEISTLRRELETTKKAYEQQCLQMESKTKGATAGIEDRVKELEQMRKDASVARKALEERVRELEKMGKEADAVKMNLEEKVKELQKYKDETITVTTSIEGKNRELEQFKQETMTVTTSLEAQNRELEQAIKETMTVNTSLEAKNRELEQSKKETMTVNTSLKAKNRELEQNLVHWKSKAKEMEEKSELKNRSWSQKELSYRSFISFQCQALQELRFYSKSIKQEILKVQDKYTVEFSQLGKKLLELGDAAANYHEVLTENQKLFNELQELKGNIRVYCRVRPFLRGQGASKTVVEHIGDHGELVVLNPTKPGKDAHRKFRFNKVYSPASTQAEVFSDIKPLIRSVLDGYNVCIFAYGQTGSGKTYTMTGPDGASEEEWGVNYRALNDLFRISQSRKSNIAYEVGVQMVEIYNEQVRDLLSGILSTTQQNGLAVPDASMYPVTSTSDVLELMSIGLQNRVVSSTALNERSSRSHSIVTVHVRGKDLKTGSALYGNLHLVDLAGSERVDRSEVTGDRLKEAQHINKSLSALGDVIFSLASKSSHVPYRNSKLTQLLQSSLGGRAKTLMFVQLNPDITSYSESMSTLKFAERVSGVELGAAKSSKDGRDVRELMEQDTIARKDDEIERLHLLKDINYPQRLQKKSLGQSDDFNSEAGDSQLSIEDDSRFQHDYTRQSRHSVTDGEALASSTDAEYDDETEGSTDAPCAAEGRKPLKISDKPKPVTPRSNTTTSRPLDKLKQVTMRTTNIAKATSALLSPSSQGMKKTGSASNFLKSPKDSKRWS
- a CDS encoding P-loop containing nucleoside triphosphate hydrolases superfamily protein (P-loop containing nucleoside triphosphate hydrolases superfamily protein; FUNCTIONS IN: microtubule motor activity, ATP binding; INVOLVED IN: microtubule-based movement; EXPRESSED IN: male gametophyte, flower; EXPRESSED DURING: L mature pollen stage, M germinated pollen stage, 4 anthesis; CONTAINS InterPro DOMAIN/s: Kinesin, motor domain (InterPro:IPR001752); BEST Arabidopsis thaliana protein match is: P-loop containing nucleoside triphosphate hydrolases superfamily protein (TAIR:AT1G73860.1); Has 112609 Blast hits to 62495 proteins in 2699 species: Archae - 1262; Bacteria - 14877; Metazoa - 53219; Fungi - 10109; Plants - 7005; Viruses - 364; Other Eukaryotes - 25773 (source: NCBI BLink).), with product MLESEFQREHAFESATEQELTCPISDNLHESVEADDDSVQMLDNLTLNTNPAESCESEEIQTKALPSSSSGQDLVASDEDSEDVELGDTFYSCSELLQRNCCVLPYKAQKKTKENPFDFDVRTWSSPCDFPRFGEMILLSPVLNPMPFFSCCTKRAIFCSSPGSSHGGSTPRSPFSPSSPRERHNKGLADSRFQRPLPNSSALDPSSPGSMLHGGHKSHEAFQMKQGRFDLQAAKISELMKSNNLDNAPTQSLLSIVNGILDETIERKNGELPQRVACLLRKVVQEIERRISTQSEHLRTQNSVFKAREEKYQSRIKVLETLASGTSEENETEKSKLEEKKKDKEEDMVGIEKENGHYNLEISTLRRELETTKKAYEQQCLQMESKTKGATAGIEDRVKELEQMRKDASVARKALEERVRELEKMGKEADAVKMNLEEKVKELQKYKDETITVTTSIEGKNRELEQFKQETMTVTTSLEAQNRELEQAIKETMTVNTSLEAKNRELEQSKKETMTVNTSLKAKNRELEQNLVHWKSKAKEMEEKSELKNRSWSQKELSYRSFISFQCQALQELRFYSKSIKQEILKVQDKYTVEFSQLGKKLLELGDAAANYHEVLTENQKLFNELQELKGNIRVYCRVRPFLRGQGASKTVVEHIGDHGELVVLNPTKPGKDAHRKFRFNKVYSPASTQAEVFSDIKPLIRSVLDGYNVCIFAYGQTGSGKTYTMTGPDGASEEEWGVNYRALNDLFRISQSRKSNIAYEVGVQMVEIYNEQVRDLLSGILSTTQQNGLAVPDASMYPVTSTSDVLELMSIGLQNRVVSSTALNERSSRSHSIVTVHVRGKDLKTGSALYGNLHLVDLAGSERVDRSEVTGDRLKEAQHINKSLSALGDVIFSLASKSSHVPYRNSKLTQLLQSSLGGRAKTLMFVQLNPDITSYSESMSTLKFAERVSGVELGAAKSSKDGRDVRELMEQLGSLKDTIARKDDEIERLHLLKDINYPQRLQKKSLGQSDDFNSEAGDSQLSIEDDSRFQHDYTRQSRHSVTDGEALASSTDAEYDDETEGSTDAPCAAEGRKPLKISDKPKPVTPRSNTTTSRPLDKLKQVTMRTTNIAKATSALLSPSSQGMKKTGSASNFLKSPKDSKRWS